Proteins co-encoded in one Melospiza melodia melodia isolate bMelMel2 chromosome 8, bMelMel2.pri, whole genome shotgun sequence genomic window:
- the NEMP2 gene encoding nuclear envelope integral membrane protein 2 — translation MDVIQKQDENCYCYVQNRTIHLQYLWSTIQIKVNSRERFRFEPISEKNNCRNSETVFEFVACAVQILWKPETCTETFLSIKQYGEDVCFKIQPFKIEPYVVRVKREMLDGKLLFLFVAGIFLFHFANSLSRSAKFFYLSGVILGVLALLVFVLLTLKRFIPRHSTFWILMSGSWMVSLYFIYCFKENIQWLWSEHKIYLLGYFLAVGITSFAISYQHGPLTTELSITLFTWTLQLTAFVLIYFGVTIPQVAYAVIAVSLCSKGLCYPLGAACHIARKMKHHLKSKKLVFKYLTEEEYREQGESETIRALEELRSFCRSPDFPSWIAVSKLQAPHRFAAFVLGSPHVSAAETKAHDEQYGIGSFFLEEQLFETRAQFEQDEPANSVHEEDEENENEMHSQIPFPYATELP, via the exons ATGGATgtcatccagaagcaggatgaAAACTGTTACTGCTATGTGCAAAACAGAACCATTCACTTACAGTACCTGTGGTCAACTATCCAG ATAAAAGTTAACAGCAGAGAAAGGTTCCGGTTTGAGcctatttcagaaaaaaacaacTGCCGGAATTCAGAAACTGTTTTTGAGTTTGTTGCATGTGCTGTTCAAATCCTCTGGAAGCCAGAGACATGTACAGAAACTTTTCTGAGCATAAAACAATATGGAGAGGACGTTTGTTTCAAAATACAACCCTTCAAAATTGAACCATACGTTGTGAGGGTGAAAAGAGAAA TGCTAGATGGAAAGCTCTTGTTTTTGTTTGTAGCTGGaatttttctgttccattttgCAAACAGCCTGAGCAG GAGTGCCAAGTTCTTTTACCTTTCTGGAGTAATACTGGGTGTTCTTGCTCTGCTAGTCTTTGTCCTGTTGACACttaaaaggtttattccaagg caCAGTACCTTCTGGATTTTAATGAGTGGCTCCTGGATGGTCTCTCTCTATTTTATTTACTGCTTCAAAGAGAATATACAGTGGTTGTGGTCTGAACACAAAATCTACCTGTTGG GGTATTTTCTGGCTGTGGGGATTACCAGCTTTGCCATTAGCTATCAGCATGGGCCGCTGACCACGGAGCTCAGCATAACCTTGTTCACATGGACACTCCAATTAACAGCCTTTGTCCTCATCTActttggagtcaccatccctcaagtTGCATATGCAGTCATAGCAGTCAGCCTCTGCTCCAAAGGCCTCTGTTaccccctgggtgctgcctgtcACATTGCCAG AAAAATGAAGCATCACTTGAAATCAAAAAAATTGGTGTTTAAATACCTTACTGAAGAGGAGTATCGAGAACAAGGTGAAAGTGAAACGATCAGAGCTCTGGAGGAGCTGCGCTCCTTCTGCAGGAGCCCTGACTTCCCATCATGGATAGCTGTATCCAAACTCCAGGCTCCACACAG GTTTGCAGCTTTTGTTCTGGGATCTCCCCACGTCTCAGCTGCAGAAACAAAGGCGCATGATGAGCAGTATGGCATTGGGAGCTTCTTCCTGGAAGAGCAGCTCTTTGAGACAAGGGCACAGTTTGAGCAAGATGAGCCAGCCAATTCTGTCCATGAAGAAGATGAGGAGAATGAAAATGAAATGCATTCACAAATTCCATTTCCATATGCTACTGAGCTGCCCTGA